The Candidatus Kuenenbacteria bacterium HGW-Kuenenbacteria-1 genome contains a region encoding:
- a CDS encoding bifunctional methylenetetrahydrofolate dehydrogenase/methenyltetrahydrofolate cyclohydrolase → MEKILKGNKIAKKIKKELKQKIAKLKIKPGLAIILVGQNKASNVYVKIKEKACKEIGIYFELFTFKKEKTILVLEKKIITLIKNLNKRLDIHGILVQLPLPAELNTNKIIKTINPKKDVDGFHPQNIKNKIIISPVFKAIIEFLKIIPTSNLKQKKVLIIAKNKIFTEPLKFLLKKLKLNIAIYFYSKNYKIQELKKISQQADILIIAIGKPKFITADMVKKDAVVIDIGYNLIKNKSVGDVDFENVFKKIRFITPVPGGIGPLTVAFLLENCYEIAIK, encoded by the coding sequence AAACCAGGTTTAGCAATTATTTTGGTTGGACAAAATAAAGCTTCAAATGTTTATGTAAAAATAAAAGAAAAAGCCTGCAAAGAGATAGGAATATATTTTGAATTATTCACTTTTAAAAAAGAAAAAACTATATTAGTTTTAGAGAAAAAAATTATTACCTTAATTAAAAATCTTAATAAACGTTTAGATATCCATGGGATTTTAGTTCAATTGCCATTACCTGCAGAACTAAACACAAATAAAATTATCAAAACTATTAATCCTAAAAAAGATGTTGATGGATTTCATCCTCAAAATATTAAAAACAAAATAATTATCTCTCCTGTTTTTAAAGCGATCATTGAATTTTTAAAAATTATTCCTACATCTAATTTAAAACAAAAAAAAGTTTTGATTATTGCTAAAAATAAAATTTTTACTGAACCTTTAAAATTTTTATTAAAAAAACTTAAATTAAATATTGCTATTTATTTTTATTCAAAAAATTACAAAATTCAAGAATTAAAAAAAATATCTCAACAAGCGGATATTTTAATTATTGCTATTGGAAAACCAAAATTTATCACCGCAGATATGGTCAAAAAGGATGCTGTTGTTATTGATATAGGTTATAATTTAATTAAAAATAAAAGCGTTGGGGATGTTGATTTTGAAAATGTTTTTAAAAAAATACGGTTTATCACTCCCGTTCCAGGAGGTATTGGCCCTTTAACAGTAGCTTTTCTTTTGGAAAATTGTTATGAAATAGCGATAAAATAA